The DNA region CGTTTTAAAGGAGGACGACCCTTACGAGACCTGGGTGACGACGGAGAGGGGTGTGTGCCTGGTGTCAAGGAGTGTCTTTGCAGTCTACGCCACGCATGAGTCAGTAATTTTTCATTCTTAACAGTATTGTGGAAAGTTGACGGTATTCCGCGATAAAACGCTGATTAAACTCTCATCTTCTTGGTCTTTCGAGGTACTGGGCGAGCAATAACTTGACTGTTATTCCGATACCCAAGGAAGTGCCGTACTACGATCATAATAACGACAAATCGCAGGAATCGATCGCTCTGAAAGTGTCCGCCCATGTAATGATCGCGTTCGTATCCAGTTGCAGGGACAGTATACAGGGCGCTATTAATGTATACAAATTTATGTTCCATCGATGTAGTTTGGCGTATGCGATCCCTTTGAAATATTGTCGTACGACATCCAAATGAGATTGATACGGCAGAAAGTGTTGCAACGTGCGATCATGTCGATATCCGAGATCAAGACGGCAGCGAAGGTCAGAGAGCTCCGGGTTCATCAGAGGAAATGCAAATTCTTCAGCGATGGTGGCTTGAAAGCATGGCCGGTCTACACGTGGAACATGTGCGTGGAGGAGTGCAGGATGAGGGTGATACAGGATCGTTGCAAGTGCCGACCACACTTTACCAGAGTCACAGGTCAAGCAGGGGTGCACACGGGAGCCGCTTTTAGCGCCTAgccgcgagcaacccgcctgcacCGTTGCTAAGGTttgaatcggtgaggagaaccgCAGCaggtaccaaatgcacgtacacgactgcagttcgcctcaccgattctaatcttagcaacgggacaggcgggttgctcgcagctaggcgctgaaaacggctccctgtgcacccctggcgTCAAGGGGTTACGGAAAGAGCAGCAATTATTGCCGATAGAGATGTGCATTAACGAACTCGTATTCTTGTAGGAGATGTAAATATATGCAACGCAATGCAGCTTCGTTGCATCGGTAATATAACGAGCGACCTCTTCCTCTACGAATACCCACCGCCTTTCTGCGGCTGCGACCCAAACTGCAATGTTGTTAAGTACCAAATGCGGGACAGCGAAAAGAGCGAATTGTATTTATCGATAGTAGCCGCCCTCGATAAAATAAGCATAGAATATAAGCCTAAAATTTACACTAATCGGTTTCAGATACTATACGCCGATAAGTTTATCTATTGTCTCTCTAATTATCAATTTTCCGCAAGTTATATATTATCGGTCGCTGATGTATGGATTCACTGACTTTCTAAGTAAGTGTTTGTAAATTTGGCATATAAAACGACGAAGGGTAAATTAATGAAGGAAAAATTTGTATCGCAGCTGGCGTTGGAGGAGCTGCTGGATTGTTTCTGGGAGCTAGCGTATTATCCTTCGTAGAAATATTCTATTACGCTACTTTACGTGTGTGCTTTTACGTAAGATATATAAAACTGAAGTATAAAAATTAGAAGGCAATTTGTATTCATGCAGTACGTTtatcgaatattttttatttgtatactaACTAAAATGTATGGAATGACtataaaaataaactttattaacAAAATGTTTGAAAGTCACTTATATGTataagtcactgtctcgaaacatctgcgccacttctcgctctttgatttgctccccggagacgttacttagtgccacctctttccacatcatgttctcctgttacaaagcccaattttgtgcattctgaaaattttcgccagattttggccaatatatcaggagaacatgaagtggaaagaggtattctgaatttcagcttcgaaggcatcctcgattctctctccgaagacgttacttagtgccacctctttcgacatcatgttctcctgttacaaagcccaactttgtgcattctgaaaatttttgccagattttggcccaggtatcaggagaacatgaagcgaaaagaggtattctgaatttccgcttcgaaggcatcctcgattctctctccgaagacgttacttagtgccacctctttcgacatcatgttctcctgttacaaagcccaactttgtgcattctgaaaatttttgccagattttggcccaggtatcaggagaacatgaagcgaaaagaggtattctgaatttccgcttcgaaggcatcctcgattctctctccgaagacgttacttagtgccacctctttcgacatcatgttctcctgttacaaagcccaactttgtgcattctgaaaatttttgccagattttggcccaggtatcaggagaacatgaagcgaaaagaggtattctgaatttcagcttcgaagacatcgccttaaagtagcaaacaagagctacgcctttcatgggcctttaaacagttctcgattaatgtgatgcttttgaaagactcgaagcttgtaatttctgaatagtattccatgggcactagttgcaaaattttcttcaatatcgacttattaacaaaggaaatctatggtattcttaaggaaataccatagatatttggaatttggataggaatatgtaaaaggtatttctgaataataatacagtttgtttcaagtttctttcaatatatttgcataaaaggcctttacagtgttacaataaagtataaggtatataaagtcactattttcttgtgattactatcaaggtttccatcattccgtcgaaatattccgaagttaaaacctgtaagaagaaaaatatttttagtaacttgacttgtctattattgaaaatgggagaaacgttacaacattttgtcacgtatgaaaatatattagtaaagggaataattttattgtgcaacatgttgattgaaattagtcgtttcagattttatgtttccggtaagatttaatattaattcctaccactcgtagcactgtaatcttattttagaatcagtcggtaacgttgggtgcgacacgagaagcggccaattcagcaactacctactctgaaatctgttcaaatgctgtgcgtgtgtgcgtgcttgtgtatgtgtgacatgtttagagtttagagtgtgccaatgcgatgtaactaatctcacatactgtaactatatagagcgattattaatcgtgtatatttctgctttacaggtaaggaatttttacatagaagacgttaaaccggctgcattttcgactgggttcattgatatgaaatttgcacaagatactgcttcagccgaacccagacctaacccagaccttttttttttttttttcgtggagaaatccctaacggatacccctaaccctcccctaacccagacctaacccagttacacttgcaacatttcattgtattgcatttcacttatttgaataaattgcagttaagtggtaaaagagtttttttatttaacgagcactacttactccttcctattccaaatcacatataaaagatatgctaaaaagaacacctaaaaagatccttccacgcagagtggttttaaaaatcttcgcattaaagcactactttaaatatcccattcactactctcaaactctatcgacattcgttcaaggcttctacttctcttcagagacattactttgcgctacctctttccacgtcatgttatcctgttacgaagcctgattttagagatatctgaaaattttggccagattttggcccaggtatcaggagaacatgaagcgaaaagaggtattctgaatttcagcttcgaaggcatcctcgattctctctccgaagacgttacttagtgccacctctttcgacatcatgttctcctgttacaaagcccaattttgtgcattctgaaaatttttgccaaattttggcccaggtatcaggagaacatgaagcgaaaagaggtattctgaatttcagcttcgaaggcatcctcgattctctctccgaagacgttacttagtgccacctctttcgacatcatgttctcctgttacaaagcccaattttgtgcattctgaaaatttttgccagattttggccgaggtatcaggagaacatgaagcgaaaagaggtattctgaatttcagcttcgaaggcatcctcgattctctctccgaagacgttacttagtgccacctctttcgacatcatgttctcctgttacaaagcccaattttgtgcattctgaaaatttttgccagattttggcccaggtatcaggagaacatgaagcgaaaagaggtattctgaatttcagcttcgaaggcatcctcgattctctctccgaagacgttacttagtgccacctctttcgacatcatgttctcctgttacaaagcccaattttgtgcattctgaaaatttgtgccagattttggccgaggtatcaggagaacatgaagcgaaaagaggtattctgaatttcagcttcgaaggcatcctcgattctctctccgaagacgttacttagtgccacctctttcgacatcatgttctcctgttacaaagcccagttttgtgcattctgaaaatttttgccagattttggcccaggtatcaggagaacatgaagcgaaaagaggtattctgaatttcagcttcgaaggcatcctcgattctctctccgaagacgttacttagtgccacctctttccacatcatgttctcctattacaaagcccagttttgtgcattctgaaaattttggccagattttggcccaggtatcaggagaacatgaagcgaaaagaggtattctgaatttcagcttcgaaggcatcctcgattctctctccgaagacgttacttagtgccacctctttcgacatcatgttctcctgttacaaagcccaattttgtgcattctgaaaatttttgccagattttggcccaggtatcaggagaacatgaagcgaaaagaggtattctgaatttcagcttcgaaggcatcctcgattctctctccgaagacgttacttagtgccacctctttcgacatcatgttctcctgttacaaagcccagttttgtgcattctgaaaattttggccagattttggcccaggtatcaggagaacatgaagcgaaaagaggtattctgaatttcagcttcgaaggcatcctcgattctctctccgaagacgttacttagtgccacctctttcgacatcatgttctcctgttacaaagcccaattttgtgcattctgaaaatttttgccagattttggcccaggtatcaggagaacatgaagcgaaaagaggtattctgaatttcagcttcgaaggcatcctcgattctctctccgaagacgttacttagtgccacctctttcgacatcatgttctcctagtacatagcccagttttgtgcattctgaaaatttttgccagattttggcccaggtatcaggagaacatgaagcgaaaagaggtattctgaatttcagcttcgaaggcatcctcgattctctctccgaagacgttacttagtgccacctctttcgacatcatgttctcctagtacatagcccagttttgtgcattctgaaaatttttgccagattttggcccaggtatcaggagaacatgaagcgaaaagaggtattctgaatttcagcttcgaaggcatcctcgattctctctccgaagacgttacttagtgccacctctttcgacatcatgttctcctagtacatagtcgatttttgggcgttctcaaaatttttgccagattttggcccaggtataaggagtTGCAAAGGACAAATTTTTtccaacaatgttgcaaacgaaaattcgcgaaaacgtaacaaagttgcaaaggGCAAATTTTAACAATGTTACAAATGAAATTTACGAAAACGTAACAAAGTTGCAaaagacaaatttttaacaatgttGCAAACGGAATTTTGCGAAAAcgtaacaaagttgcaaacgacaaattttttccaacaatgttgcaaatgaaatttcgGTGTTAGGAAATCAAAATCCCGGTTTGCTACGTTGTTACGTTTTCGCGAGGCGCTGAATAATTAATCTAAGTACTTACCTGCGTACTTACCACATTCTGCACGACGTAATCCGATTAGTTTCTTAGTTAAAAGAATTGTAGCATTGTATAGCTTAGTGTGGAGTGTTATTTGTGATGTGTCATATGTAAAGTGTAAGTGTGATGTGTGATAATTGAAGGCACTTACGAAAAATATA from Andrena cerasifolii isolate SP2316 chromosome 13, iyAndCera1_principal, whole genome shotgun sequence includes:
- the LOC143375650 gene encoding pickpocket protein 19; the protein is MPKVAVNLAPKEIGANSFLDKEILPDLQARRKATLQGIKSVPEDVPNHVGMQAINPKSNVGKYMVEFASASSIHGLNHLVAPNRHPIEKLLAVLFIVGALLCLIFLSALFWDRFQNSATVIVVDNDRDRFRIPKPAVYICPDPNIEEGRISDVFERHGVERAPDVEQFFTFLANVDYEKMSATPLFDKVPPSKWLEILYDLRKDVPPNVLKEDDPYETWVTTERGVCLVSRSVFAVYATHEYWASNNLTVIPIPKEVPYYDHNNDKSQESIALKVSAHFGVCDPFEILSYDIQMRLIRQKVLQRAIMSISEIKTAAKVRELRVHQRKCKFFSDGGLKAWPVYTWNMCVEECRMRVIQDRCKCRPHFTRVTGDVNICNAMQLRCIGNITSDLFLYEYPPPFCGCDPNCNVVKYQMRDSEKSELYYTPISLSIVSLIINFPQVIYYRSLMYGFTDFLTGVGGAAGLFLGASVLSFVEIFYYATLRVCFYVRYIKLKYKN